A section of the Virgibacillus sp. NKC19-3 genome encodes:
- a CDS encoding DUF6320 domain-containing protein: MAYCPKCGIKVEKDNRPCPLCGFHIPKVTETEKCASRKFPKAANPYPDHLRRVLNRIFIFVSLLVFVAISLMFYVNYELDEAFTWSRYSNLSVLCGWALLYFAFGYVQSYYKVIIGVAIISLILLLGLDSFHGGLEWFMPLAFPIVVGSSVIGLAYWSLIRALSVKGFNVIGFFFIAVVILSMWINFFISNHQNETNLTSWLIATALQVLPLTLIMLYVKYGIPEHIKQKIARKFHL, encoded by the coding sequence GGCCTATTGTCCAAAGTGTGGCATCAAAGTTGAAAAAGACAACCGGCCTTGCCCATTATGCGGCTTTCATATCCCCAAAGTAACGGAAACTGAAAAGTGCGCATCACGTAAATTTCCAAAAGCCGCCAATCCATATCCCGATCATCTAAGAAGAGTGCTAAATCGTATTTTTATTTTCGTATCCTTATTAGTGTTCGTTGCTATTAGCCTTATGTTCTATGTAAACTATGAATTAGACGAAGCTTTTACATGGTCGAGATACAGTAATCTAAGTGTACTCTGTGGGTGGGCTCTTTTATATTTTGCTTTCGGCTATGTACAGAGTTATTATAAGGTTATTATCGGGGTAGCCATTATTTCTCTAATACTGCTATTGGGACTGGATAGCTTCCACGGAGGTCTTGAATGGTTTATGCCGTTAGCATTTCCGATCGTTGTTGGTTCCTCTGTGATCGGTTTGGCTTACTGGAGCTTAATCAGAGCTCTATCTGTTAAAGGGTTTAACGTCATTGGCTTTTTCTTTATTGCTGTGGTGATCTTATCCATGTGGATCAATTTCTTCATCAGTAACCATCAAAATGAAACCAACCTAACTAGTTGGTTGATTGCCACCGCACTACAGGTTCTGCCACTCACCCTCATCATGCTATACGTTAAATATGGAATCCCTGAGCATATAAAACAGAAAATCGCCAGGAAATTTCATTTGTAG
- a CDS encoding GTPase family protein: protein MSDHKQDNYDQMHDLLKYIDEGLQKAKIPEQSKRKITEELEELKKFILDARPARIAIVGRRGAGKSSLINAIFGEKRAEVGDVKARTGAGKWHAYKSDSGTLEILDTRGLGETDQPEEAFNERIAIDEVQESIKEKCPDAILFLSKAKEVSSRIDEDISQLQQLKETVKSYHDYDIPVIGVVTQVDELSPKSVDTPPFDHEAKQENIAEAEAILATKLNELSAASVKIIPVSAYFEIENHVISYDLRWNIDTLVDYLIEQLPNDAQMILAKLAKVKSVQKKLARRIGKNISGITGLIGANPIPLADLPIITGMQMAMISSIALIGGRRVNKKDLREFLSALGLNVAAGFAFRQVARQLVRIFPGAGNVISGFIASSGTYALCEASIAYFIEEKSLGNVRAIYKDKYEEKRTEG from the coding sequence ATGAGCGACCATAAACAGGATAATTACGACCAAATGCATGACTTACTGAAATATATTGATGAAGGTCTACAGAAGGCAAAAATACCCGAACAATCAAAGAGGAAAATAACGGAAGAACTTGAAGAGTTAAAGAAGTTTATCCTGGATGCGCGCCCGGCACGAATTGCTATTGTCGGCAGAAGAGGTGCCGGTAAATCGAGCTTGATTAATGCGATATTTGGTGAAAAGCGTGCGGAAGTCGGCGATGTCAAAGCGCGAACTGGAGCTGGAAAGTGGCATGCCTACAAATCCGATTCCGGCACACTTGAAATCCTGGATACACGTGGATTAGGAGAGACAGATCAACCTGAAGAGGCATTTAACGAAAGGATTGCAATAGATGAAGTACAGGAATCGATTAAAGAAAAATGTCCAGATGCTATCCTTTTCTTGAGCAAAGCAAAAGAGGTAAGTTCACGAATCGACGAAGACATCTCGCAGCTGCAACAATTAAAAGAAACTGTCAAATCTTATCATGACTACGATATTCCCGTTATTGGAGTTGTGACACAAGTAGATGAACTTAGTCCAAAGTCGGTGGACACGCCTCCATTTGATCACGAGGCAAAACAGGAAAATATCGCAGAGGCAGAAGCAATTCTAGCTACAAAACTAAATGAGCTATCAGCCGCATCCGTGAAAATTATACCAGTTTCTGCCTATTTCGAAATCGAGAACCATGTCATTTCCTACGATCTCAGATGGAACATTGACACATTGGTTGATTATCTAATTGAACAATTACCCAATGACGCACAAATGATTTTAGCCAAACTGGCAAAAGTGAAATCCGTTCAAAAAAAGTTAGCACGGAGGATCGGGAAGAATATTTCCGGAATAACCGGTCTGATCGGCGCTAACCCAATACCTCTTGCTGATTTACCCATCATTACCGGTATGCAAATGGCAATGATTAGTTCAATTGCATTGATCGGCGGTAGGAGAGTAAATAAAAAAGACCTACGCGAATTTCTCAGTGCCTTAGGATTAAATGTAGCCGCTGGATTTGCTTTTCGGCAAGTCGCACGTCAACTCGTTCGCATATTCCCCGGTGCAGGTAACGTCATTTCAGGATTTATCGCATCCTCAGGAACATACGCCTTATGCGAGGCATCCATTGCCTACTTTATCGAGGAAAAATCATTAGGTAACGTCAGAGCCATCTATAAAGATAAGTACGAGGAAAAGCGAACGGAAGGTTAA
- a CDS encoding asparaginase yields the protein MKPIQVYRGNYVESAHDVHIAVVSGKGDLLAYYGEPDRLTFARSSMKPFQALPIVESGAMDTYHLTEQELALFCASHSGEPVHRNTVAQVLQKINLEEGHLQCGTHIPTDIDSYNQLIKDGGALSPYYSNCSGKHTGMLAGCVNQKMDVDTYRELAHPYQQQIIDVIAAVSNFDREKIVTAVDGCGVPVHRVPLQNIALAFSRLAYSSNWKTATPERRNSLERIRDAMGAHPEMVAGTNRFDTDFMKTYGGRIVAKGGAEGVHCFGDKETGIGVAVKIDDGNGRGASVASMEVLKQLKIGDSSLWDQLDSYYHAPVLNARQEKIGEIRPEFKLKDLQ from the coding sequence ATGAAGCCAATCCAAGTATATAGAGGGAATTATGTAGAGAGCGCCCATGATGTTCATATTGCCGTAGTTTCTGGCAAGGGGGATTTACTAGCTTATTACGGGGAACCGGACCGATTAACATTTGCACGTTCCTCCATGAAGCCATTTCAAGCTTTGCCAATAGTGGAATCAGGGGCAATGGATACATACCACTTAACCGAACAAGAATTAGCATTGTTCTGTGCGAGTCATAGTGGAGAACCAGTGCATCGAAATACAGTTGCACAGGTTTTACAAAAAATTAATCTTGAAGAAGGTCATCTTCAATGTGGCACTCATATTCCTACAGACATTGATAGCTATAATCAACTTATCAAAGATGGTGGAGCATTAAGCCCGTACTATAGTAATTGTTCAGGGAAACATACTGGGATGCTGGCAGGCTGTGTTAACCAAAAGATGGATGTGGATACATACCGTGAATTAGCACATCCTTATCAGCAACAAATTATAGATGTTATTGCAGCCGTTAGTAATTTTGATAGAGAAAAAATAGTGACTGCCGTCGATGGCTGCGGAGTTCCTGTACACCGTGTCCCGCTTCAGAATATAGCTTTGGCTTTCAGTCGTCTGGCTTATTCCTCTAATTGGAAAACAGCTACGCCAGAGCGAAGAAATTCGCTTGAGAGAATACGGGATGCGATGGGTGCACATCCAGAAATGGTAGCAGGAACGAATCGATTTGATACGGATTTCATGAAAACATATGGTGGAAGAATTGTAGCAAAAGGCGGTGCAGAAGGGGTTCACTGCTTTGGTGATAAAGAAACCGGAATCGGAGTTGCCGTAAAAATTGATGATGGAAATGGGAGAGGAGCCAGTGTCGCTTCCATGGAAGTTCTAAAACAATTGAAGATTGGGGATTCATCGCTATGGGATCAATTAGACAGCTACTATCATGCCCCAGTGCTGAATGCAAGACAGGAGAAAATAGGTGAGATTAGGCCAGAATTTAAATTGAAAGACCTGCAATAA
- the mnmH gene encoding tRNA 2-selenouridine(34) synthase MnmH — protein MFETISIDELLHLKNSGELTVIDVRSPSEFDNATIPGSINIPFFNDEERAEVGTLYKQVSQQAAKERGLEIISAKLPNFVKAFANVTGKKAVFCWRGGMRSRTSATVLDLMGIEVLRLDGGYRSYRNWVVDTLETSELKPDAYILNGYTGSGKTTILHRLRETDYPVIDLEGLANHRGSIFGQIGVEPNNQKTFDALLLENVQHLQESSCVLFEGESKRIGKVTLPAFILEKKEQGTQLFIDMPLEERMNNILEDYQPWNHKQECLEAFKRIKKRIHTPIAKKIESDLVAENYASAVRLLLEYYYDPLYDHSAGKIPENQKIMIKANNVDEAVDLVRTYLKGIGLPPATLNR, from the coding sequence GTGTTCGAAACTATTTCGATAGATGAACTGCTCCACTTAAAAAATTCAGGTGAACTTACGGTTATTGATGTGCGCTCGCCCTCTGAGTTTGATAATGCTACCATTCCCGGCAGCATCAATATTCCCTTCTTTAACGATGAGGAAAGAGCAGAAGTTGGAACACTTTATAAACAAGTAAGTCAGCAAGCAGCTAAAGAACGAGGGCTTGAAATTATCTCCGCTAAATTGCCTAATTTTGTGAAGGCATTTGCCAATGTAACAGGAAAAAAAGCTGTCTTTTGTTGGCGAGGCGGCATGCGTAGTAGAACATCTGCAACGGTTCTTGATCTAATGGGTATAGAAGTCCTTAGACTGGATGGTGGCTATCGGAGCTATCGTAATTGGGTAGTCGATACGTTGGAAACGTCCGAATTGAAACCGGACGCCTATATTTTAAATGGATATACCGGATCAGGGAAAACAACGATTCTTCATCGTCTTCGTGAAACAGACTATCCGGTGATCGACCTTGAGGGACTGGCAAATCATAGGGGATCAATATTTGGCCAAATCGGCGTGGAACCAAATAACCAGAAAACATTCGATGCCTTATTACTTGAAAACGTTCAGCATTTGCAGGAATCATCGTGCGTATTATTTGAAGGGGAAAGTAAACGAATTGGAAAAGTGACACTTCCAGCCTTTATTTTAGAAAAGAAGGAACAAGGGACTCAATTATTTATTGATATGCCCCTAGAGGAAAGAATGAATAATATTCTGGAAGATTATCAACCATGGAATCACAAACAGGAATGTTTAGAGGCCTTCAAGCGAATTAAGAAGCGCATTCATACGCCAATTGCCAAGAAAATTGAATCCGATTTGGTAGCAGAAAATTATGCTTCAGCAGTCCGGCTTTTACTCGAATATTATTATGATCCCTTATATGACCATTCAGCAGGAAAGATTCCTGAAAACCAAAAAATAATGATAAAGGCAAATAACGTCGATGAAGCAGTCGATTTAGTTAGGACATATTTAAAAGGGATCGGCCTGCCCCCTGCTACGCTAAATCGGTAG
- a CDS encoding putative holin-like toxin, which yields MTVFETLVLMISFGTLMVGIVKSKK from the coding sequence ATGACAGTATTTGAAACGCTTGTCCTGATGATCTCATTTGGAACATTGATGGTTGGAATTGTTAAATCAAAAAAATAA
- a CDS encoding helix-turn-helix domain-containing protein, producing the protein MKEVTIQLHEETYDKIKEITELENLINRHRDKNRSDNYKIEEFIVGCIADKMEQINHFDSVNPFLNSNKQLVIKNRFKEIAKHKNIYIKDVAKQLHMKPPNISKIFNNVSQPRLELFIKIWLVLGCPPLHQCIYLEEK; encoded by the coding sequence ATGAAAGAAGTGACAATTCAGCTTCATGAAGAAACCTATGATAAAATCAAGGAAATCACGGAATTGGAGAATTTAATTAATCGGCATCGGGATAAAAACAGGAGTGATAATTATAAAATAGAGGAGTTCATTGTTGGCTGTATAGCGGATAAGATGGAACAAATCAATCATTTTGATTCCGTTAATCCGTTTCTAAATAGCAATAAACAGCTTGTGATCAAGAATCGTTTCAAAGAAATAGCGAAACATAAGAATATCTATATTAAAGACGTTGCCAAGCAACTGCATATGAAGCCACCGAATATAAGCAAAATATTCAATAATGTGTCGCAACCGAGGTTAGAGTTGTTCATTAAAATTTGGCTGGTACTTGGGTGTCCACCTTTGCATCAGTGTATTTATTTGGAAGAAAAATAA
- a CDS encoding Na+/H+ antiporter NhaC family protein, producing the protein MEILSIVPPLVAVVLAIVTKRVLISLFVSIWVGGFIAAGWNPFGAVGLTFTWMKDVMVDPWNARFLVMTALLGTGAAFMFKTGGSEGLIRILQKRLTTKRRVLFLPYFLGILIFFNDYVNAVIVGNATKDIAKKHHISREKLSYVIDSTAAPMATIGPVSDWIGFQVSLIAAAFAGIGIVGMEPYFTFLQSIPWNFYAILCLLAVPMIIAGRDFGPMAKAEHRAHTTGKLIPDGSTPLSSVDQDLGEPHQKQGSVWNFVLPLVTLISVSVWGLWYSGGGATGKSIMDALADTDVSVALTWGAFAMTTVGLILALIQGMDLKKCEDTLLGGIRTMLPALIIIVLAWSIGTVTDELGTAEFVVNATEGWMTAALIPFLVFVIAMFISFATGTSWGTMSILTPIAIPLAYTMGGEDLIPIVIGAIFAGSIFGDHVSPISDTTVMASIFSESDHIAHVNTQLPYALVPAGITGALYLLYSVIGSSIVLLIAGIVIQFFLLRYLGKRHEEKFGL; encoded by the coding sequence ATGGAGATATTATCGATTGTCCCACCGCTTGTTGCAGTTGTTTTAGCTATTGTGACAAAACGCGTTTTGATTTCTCTTTTCGTCAGTATTTGGGTTGGGGGATTCATTGCAGCGGGATGGAACCCATTTGGAGCAGTAGGTTTGACCTTTACATGGATGAAGGATGTGATGGTCGATCCATGGAATGCTCGTTTTCTTGTTATGACTGCATTGCTTGGAACTGGAGCAGCGTTTATGTTTAAAACTGGGGGATCTGAAGGTTTGATCAGGATTCTGCAAAAACGACTAACTACAAAACGGCGTGTGCTATTTTTACCGTATTTCTTAGGTATTCTCATTTTCTTTAACGATTACGTAAACGCTGTCATCGTTGGGAATGCAACAAAAGATATAGCCAAAAAGCATCATATATCACGGGAAAAGCTATCCTATGTCATTGATTCAACCGCTGCACCGATGGCGACAATTGGTCCTGTTTCGGATTGGATCGGTTTTCAGGTGTCGTTGATTGCTGCAGCCTTTGCGGGTATCGGTATTGTTGGGATGGAGCCTTATTTTACTTTTTTACAATCGATTCCTTGGAATTTTTATGCGATTCTATGTCTGTTGGCCGTCCCGATGATTATTGCCGGGAGGGATTTTGGTCCAATGGCAAAAGCTGAACATCGTGCGCATACAACTGGAAAATTGATACCGGATGGTTCGACGCCACTATCTTCTGTTGACCAAGATTTGGGCGAGCCACATCAAAAGCAAGGTAGTGTTTGGAATTTTGTCCTTCCGCTAGTTACGCTTATTTCTGTAAGTGTTTGGGGATTATGGTATTCAGGAGGAGGTGCCACCGGGAAGTCTATCATGGATGCGCTTGCGGATACGGATGTTTCCGTTGCGTTAACATGGGGTGCATTTGCGATGACAACAGTAGGACTTATTCTAGCACTGATTCAAGGTATGGATTTGAAAAAATGCGAAGACACCTTACTAGGCGGTATTCGTACCATGTTACCGGCACTCATTATCATTGTCCTAGCTTGGTCGATTGGGACGGTAACGGATGAACTGGGTACTGCGGAATTTGTCGTAAATGCGACAGAAGGATGGATGACGGCAGCACTTATTCCGTTTCTGGTTTTTGTTATCGCTATGTTCATCTCTTTTGCAACCGGTACGTCTTGGGGTACGATGTCCATTTTGACGCCAATTGCAATCCCCCTTGCCTATACAATGGGTGGAGAGGATCTTATCCCCATCGTTATTGGAGCCATTTTTGCAGGGTCCATTTTTGGTGATCATGTTTCGCCTATTTCGGATACGACAGTGATGGCATCGATATTTTCCGAATCGGATCACATTGCGCATGTTAATACACAGCTTCCATATGCTCTTGTGCCTGCTGGAATAACGGGAGCCTTATATTTATTATATTCTGTTATCGGAAGTAGTATCGTGCTGCTGATTGCTGGTATCGTCATTCAATTCTTTTTGCTGCGTTATTTGGGCAAGCGTCATGAGGAAAAGTTTGGACTTTAA
- the purU gene encoding formyltetrahydrofolate deformylase, with translation MNRYIEENIHTFQDKNRNRARLLIKCPDQPGIVAAVSQFLYAHGANIIESDQYTMDPIGGEFFIRIEFECEGLKEKAWQLEKDFLSVAGTFNMDWKITYVREMKNMAVFVSSQPHCLLELLWEWQRGDLMANIAVVISNHENARDLVESFDIPFYHIPANKNIREQVEEKQQQLLQDYGIDVIVLARYMQILTPTFVEAYHNRIINIHHSFLPAFVGAKPYERAYERGVKMIGATSHYVTNDLDEGPIIEQDISRVDHRDDVEDMKKVGQSVERSVLARAVKWHLDDRIIVHENKTIVF, from the coding sequence ATGAATCGTTACATCGAAGAAAACATCCATACATTTCAAGACAAAAATAGAAACCGGGCGCGCCTTTTGATCAAATGTCCGGATCAGCCCGGAATTGTAGCAGCTGTTTCTCAGTTTCTCTACGCGCATGGGGCAAATATAATCGAGTCCGATCAATATACGATGGATCCGATCGGTGGGGAATTTTTTATACGGATTGAATTTGAATGTGAAGGGTTAAAAGAAAAAGCATGGCAATTGGAGAAAGACTTCCTTTCTGTCGCCGGAACGTTTAATATGGATTGGAAAATTACCTACGTGCGTGAGATGAAGAACATGGCGGTGTTTGTATCCAGTCAACCGCATTGCCTGCTTGAGTTATTATGGGAATGGCAGCGTGGGGATCTGATGGCCAATATCGCTGTTGTTATCAGTAATCATGAAAATGCTAGGGATTTGGTAGAGTCATTCGATATTCCGTTTTATCACATACCAGCAAATAAGAACATACGCGAACAGGTTGAGGAAAAGCAGCAACAGCTTTTGCAGGATTATGGGATTGATGTGATTGTCCTTGCCCGTTATATGCAGATTCTCACGCCAACCTTTGTAGAGGCCTATCATAATCGCATTATCAATATCCATCATTCGTTTCTGCCGGCATTTGTCGGTGCGAAGCCGTATGAGCGCGCCTACGAGCGTGGCGTGAAAATGATTGGTGCTACTTCTCATTATGTGACGAATGACCTGGATGAAGGGCCAATCATTGAGCAAGATATCAGTCGTGTGGACCATCGTGATGATGTGGAAGATATGAAAAAAGTAGGTCAGTCCGTTGAGCGCAGTGTGCTTGCGCGAGCGGTCAAATGGCATCTGGATGATCGAATTATTGTTCATGAGAATAAGACGATTGTGTTTTAA
- a CDS encoding thiol-disulfide oxidoreductase DCC family protein — protein MDKHIVFFDAACPLCRSVKAVLQKLDWLDRINWFPVQDVKAATRERINRYKDMYDEIYMYTRDKKVLTGYDTVRKILSLLPLTIPLAVLMYLPFAKTIGSPAYRFISKRRYRWFGRVPYSW, from the coding sequence ATGGATAAACACATCGTTTTTTTCGACGCAGCATGTCCGTTATGCCGGTCTGTCAAAGCCGTATTGCAAAAACTTGATTGGCTCGATAGAATCAACTGGTTTCCAGTTCAAGACGTGAAAGCGGCGACAAGGGAAAGAATAAATCGTTATAAAGATATGTATGATGAAATATATATGTATACCAGAGACAAAAAGGTTCTAACAGGGTACGATACCGTACGAAAAATTTTATCCCTGCTCCCTCTCACAATCCCGCTAGCCGTTCTGATGTATCTACCGTTTGCTAAAACAATCGGCAGTCCCGCTTATCGCTTTATCTCCAAGCGACGCTACCGCTGGTTTGGACGTGTACCCTATTCGTGGTGA
- a CDS encoding type II toxin-antitoxin system prevent-host-death family antitoxin produces MRVPSTKIQNNFGKYLKYVEAGEDIIVTKSGKDAAQIALCYDKDYVKEEQSAYRSSDGRVTYKEFLELMEESEQRYELIDGVIYNLASPSYKHQRVVGELYGAFHNWFKRKKCVPLTSPFDVTFFKEEDNICVVQPDIVIICDKDNLDEKDNYKGTPTLVVEVLSPSTRSKDMLKKLELYKQCGVNEYWIVDPINEHILVYTLENNDIVNNKTYSKNAHQSVSSELFEELEADLQDVFT; encoded by the coding sequence GTGAGAGTTCCCTCAACCAAAATACAAAATAATTTTGGGAAATATTTGAAGTATGTGGAAGCAGGCGAGGATATCATTGTGACGAAAAGTGGAAAAGATGCGGCCCAAATCGCGCTCTGTTATGATAAAGATTATGTCAAAGAAGAGCAATCAGCATATCGATCTTCAGATGGCAGGGTGACGTATAAGGAATTTTTGGAACTAATGGAGGAATCGGAACAAAGGTATGAATTAATTGATGGAGTCATTTATAATCTTGCCTCCCCCTCCTACAAACATCAGCGTGTAGTTGGCGAGCTTTATGGCGCATTTCACAACTGGTTTAAAAGAAAAAAATGTGTACCGCTCACATCTCCGTTTGACGTAACTTTCTTTAAAGAGGAGGACAACATCTGTGTCGTCCAACCGGACATTGTGATCATTTGCGACAAAGACAATTTGGATGAAAAAGACAACTATAAGGGGACACCAACCCTAGTGGTCGAAGTGTTATCCCCCTCTACGAGAAGTAAAGATATGTTGAAAAAACTGGAGTTATATAAACAGTGTGGTGTCAACGAGTACTGGATTGTAGATCCCATTAATGAGCATATATTGGTTTACACGCTAGAGAACAATGATATTGTAAACAACAAGACCTATTCAAAAAACGCCCATCAGTCAGTTAGTTCAGAATTATTTGAAGAATTGGAAGCAGACCTGCAAGATGTGTTTACTTGA
- a CDS encoding sodium:solute symporter family protein yields MLGGDNNILIWLILGALLGYFLLTTWLGKRGAVHSKSMKGFAIAKGKVSPWIVGISFGASYASANLFIGVPGWAYTYGAPVLWYSLGCFGVSWIGLLLFTKTFWEQGQKKEGSLTLPQWLGIRYQSKALQVVVALLILFNIYYIVAQNVGLATMFETIIGIPYTWGVLIGVTITIVYVSLGGAFAQLITDGIQGTIMSVISVLLFISLIWSIGGGWNVLANLQTQMGTIDRSMLALTSQDGPFHSAFAILSIQWLLFSFALLPHLMNKVLTVKKKEDLRKFTLSSGITLFVLSTFSVFAGMAARIMVPNLSSPDSAVPAYIMEVFPTILVVLMVVGIISAILSTTDSLYLGMTTSIGNDLYKGFVAPILYKNKKLPRKKLDQRAVKVSRISLIIIGGFTLYMSIDRPDSLALLAQIGTSAILSGIAAPITLSYFWKKANRTGALASVVLGPSCFMFLTGTGMIEQVFEAMFYSSLLGYTVMISISVLVEYLEKQKKKTYYLKRHAR; encoded by the coding sequence ATGCTGGGCGGTGATAATAATATATTAATATGGCTGATATTGGGAGCGTTGTTGGGATATTTTCTGTTAACGACTTGGCTGGGAAAACGAGGTGCCGTTCATAGTAAGTCGATGAAAGGTTTTGCCATCGCGAAAGGAAAAGTAAGTCCTTGGATTGTTGGAATCAGTTTTGGGGCAAGCTATGCAAGTGCAAACCTATTTATAGGTGTTCCTGGATGGGCCTATACTTATGGTGCACCAGTACTTTGGTATTCACTGGGATGCTTTGGTGTTTCCTGGATAGGGTTGCTTCTTTTTACCAAAACCTTCTGGGAGCAGGGGCAAAAGAAGGAGGGAAGCCTCACCTTGCCGCAGTGGCTGGGGATTCGATATCAAAGTAAAGCATTACAGGTAGTTGTTGCTTTACTCATTTTATTCAACATTTATTACATTGTTGCTCAAAATGTTGGTTTAGCAACAATGTTTGAAACAATCATAGGGATTCCATACACTTGGGGTGTACTTATAGGGGTAACAATAACTATCGTTTACGTTAGTTTGGGAGGTGCCTTTGCTCAGCTGATCACAGATGGAATACAGGGAACGATCATGTCGGTCATTTCCGTTTTGTTGTTTATTTCGCTGATTTGGTCCATCGGAGGGGGATGGAATGTTTTAGCTAACTTGCAAACGCAAATGGGTACAATCGACAGAAGTATGTTGGCTTTAACTTCACAGGATGGACCATTTCATAGCGCCTTTGCTATTTTGAGCATCCAATGGTTGTTATTTAGTTTTGCTTTGCTTCCTCATCTAATGAATAAAGTGCTGACAGTAAAGAAAAAAGAAGATTTACGTAAATTTACGCTATCTTCTGGAATTACGTTATTTGTCCTATCCACGTTTTCTGTATTTGCCGGTATGGCCGCGCGTATCATGGTTCCTAATCTGTCATCTCCGGATAGTGCAGTACCAGCCTATATTATGGAAGTTTTCCCTACTATTCTAGTAGTCTTGATGGTTGTAGGCATTATTTCAGCTATTTTGTCCACGACAGATAGCCTATATCTTGGGATGACAACAAGTATTGGTAACGACCTTTATAAGGGGTTCGTGGCTCCAATTCTTTATAAAAATAAAAAGCTTCCCAGAAAGAAATTAGATCAACGAGCAGTAAAGGTATCCAGGATTTCACTGATCATCATTGGAGGATTCACGTTATACATGTCCATTGATAGACCGGATTCACTGGCGTTGTTAGCTCAAATTGGCACATCAGCCATTTTAAGTGGAATAGCGGCTCCCATTACACTAAGCTATTTTTGGAAAAAGGCGAATCGTACAGGTGCGTTGGCGTCTGTAGTATTGGGTCCAAGTTGTTTTATGTTTTTAACAGGAACAGGTATGATTGAACAGGTATTTGAAGCAATGTTTTACAGTTCTCTGTTGGGATATACTGTAATGATATCTATTAGTGTTCTGGTTGAGTATTTAGAAAAACAGAAGAAGAAAACGTATTATTTGAAGCGACATGCTAGATAA